In Actinomyces weissii, a genomic segment contains:
- a CDS encoding sensor histidine kinase, with the protein MRTLGPDSSDAAILRAATDWRLSVRLLGRGGTRWALPWTDLALGAVCLLLAGNSLSFINRFGASPFYLADLLVAVVLAGAQLLRRWALHGSFCVTAAALAVYAALTWLSPLPLGLSPLSLTALSSLHAVTRWSPQRRWRQAALTTALVGTLVNPVNMLLTGRNQVFSVLSAGAQPQVSVIGLLLVCLAATALAALTVLLTASDARHRRRLAQERARLLVQTRATAVAAERLDLARELHDLLGHSLTAIKVQAATALAVGGGSVQAQALESIERSAASSLEEVRDLVRLLRASPSQPEAPAPTGLVVADALAQALERARQAGLHLVADTPAQPRLREATATWTRLQGLALTRALQEGLTNALRHGDGSAHLTLRLPPGRCELEVTNPLPAAPGPQAVEAPGAGLAGLAERLALVSGSLQTGTTTLPDGTPAFRLQACLPVATTTRKAEEA; encoded by the coding sequence GTGAGAACCTTGGGTCCCGACAGCTCCGACGCCGCCATCCTGCGCGCGGCCACCGACTGGCGGCTCAGCGTCAGGCTGCTGGGCCGGGGCGGTACCCGCTGGGCCCTGCCCTGGACTGACCTGGCCCTAGGGGCGGTGTGCCTGCTGCTGGCAGGCAACAGCCTGTCCTTCATCAACCGGTTCGGAGCGAGCCCCTTCTACCTGGCTGACCTGCTGGTGGCGGTGGTGCTCGCCGGAGCACAGCTGCTCCGCCGCTGGGCCCTGCACGGCTCCTTCTGCGTGACAGCCGCGGCCCTGGCTGTCTACGCCGCCCTCACCTGGCTCTCGCCCCTGCCCCTGGGACTGTCCCCACTGAGCCTGACCGCCCTGAGCTCCTTGCACGCGGTCACCCGCTGGAGCCCGCAGCGGCGCTGGCGGCAGGCGGCCCTGACCACCGCCCTGGTGGGCACCCTCGTGAACCCGGTGAACATGCTGCTGACCGGCCGCAACCAGGTGTTCTCCGTGCTCTCCGCAGGTGCACAGCCGCAGGTCAGCGTTATCGGCCTGCTGCTGGTCTGCCTGGCCGCCACCGCCCTGGCCGCCCTGACCGTGCTGCTAACCGCCTCCGACGCGCGCCACCGCCGCCGCCTGGCGCAGGAGCGGGCCCGGCTGCTGGTGCAGACCCGGGCCACGGCGGTCGCTGCGGAGCGGCTGGATCTCGCCCGTGAGCTGCACGACCTGCTCGGGCACTCCCTGACCGCGATAAAGGTGCAGGCCGCTACCGCGCTCGCGGTCGGGGGCGGCAGCGTGCAGGCCCAGGCCCTGGAGAGCATCGAGCGCAGCGCCGCCAGCTCCCTGGAGGAGGTGCGCGACCTGGTGCGTCTGCTGCGTGCCAGCCCCAGCCAGCCGGAGGCACCGGCCCCCACCGGCCTGGTCGTTGCCGACGCCCTGGCACAGGCGCTGGAGCGCGCCCGGCAGGCCGGGCTCCACCTGGTAGCAGACACCCCCGCGCAGCCCCGGCTGCGGGAGGCCACCGCCACCTGGACGCGTCTGCAGGGCCTGGCCCTGACCCGGGCGCTCCAGGAGGGGCTGACCAACGCGCTACGGCACGGGGACGGCTCCGCCCACCTCACCCTGCGCCTGCCCCCGGGCCGCTGCGAGCTGGAGGTGACCAACCCCCTGCCCGCCGCCCCTGGGCCGCAGGCGGTGGAGGCTCCCGGGGCCGGGCTGGCCGGGCTGGCAGAGCGCCTGGCCCTGGTGTCCGGGAGCCTCCAGACCGGTACCACCACCCTCCCCGACGGGACCCCGGCCTTCCGGCTGCAGGCCTGCCTGCCCGTCGCTACCACGACCAGAAAGGCGGAGGAAGCGTGA
- a CDS encoding ABC transporter ATP-binding protein — MNETLHLSPQMPVPAGPPGLCLRQVHKAFGSNQVLRGLDLTAQPGRVYALLGPNGAGKSTSLGIALGLQRADAGAVEILGRPWSRDLLSHVGASLNGPAFFPQLSAPRNLLVHARLTGTDPARISPLLAQVGLDGAGRRRAGRFSTGMKVRLALAMALLTDPEVLVLDEPQNGLDPQGVIELRQLLRSLAGAGRTVVVSSHQLGEMARVADDVGVLVAGRLAYEGPLSGLADPDDGPGLEAAYLALVQGTGVSPR, encoded by the coding sequence ATGAACGAGACACTCCACCTCAGCCCGCAGATGCCGGTCCCGGCTGGCCCCCCTGGACTGTGCCTGCGCCAGGTGCACAAGGCCTTCGGCTCCAACCAGGTGCTGCGCGGCCTGGACCTCACCGCGCAGCCAGGCCGGGTATACGCCCTGCTCGGGCCCAACGGGGCAGGCAAGTCCACCTCCCTGGGCATCGCCCTGGGCCTGCAGCGGGCTGACGCAGGCGCCGTCGAGATCCTGGGGCGGCCCTGGAGCCGGGACCTGCTCAGCCACGTGGGCGCCTCCCTGAACGGCCCTGCGTTCTTCCCCCAGCTGTCCGCGCCGCGCAACCTGCTGGTGCACGCCCGCCTGACCGGCACCGACCCCGCCCGCATCAGCCCCCTGCTGGCGCAGGTGGGCCTGGACGGTGCCGGGCGCAGAAGGGCGGGCCGCTTCTCAACCGGCATGAAGGTCCGCCTGGCGCTGGCCATGGCGCTGCTGACCGACCCGGAGGTGCTGGTGCTTGACGAGCCCCAGAACGGCCTGGACCCCCAGGGGGTGATCGAGCTGCGCCAGCTGCTGCGGTCGCTGGCCGGGGCGGGGCGCACCGTCGTCGTCTCCAGCCACCAGCTGGGGGAGATGGCCCGGGTGGCTGATGACGTAGGCGTACTGGTGGCCGGGCGGCTGGCCTATGAAGGCCCCCTGTCCGGACTGGCTGACCCTGACGACGGCCCCGGGCTGGAAGCCGCCTACCTGGCGCTCGTGCAAGGCACGGGGGTGAGCCCCCGATGA
- a CDS encoding ABC-2 family transporter permease produces the protein MTAPAAAPGLPARDQAPHRPVSFTATVRAEALRTRRTFTRGVVPLTSLWALWAVMVASAVTGAGLATAEGRWAGNVLAWLSVYPFGLALPTAALAGAMNQWREQRVRGGGTMWLPLGPRQVAGARALVLACVTLACQLAWLLPVLLYALATGAGWGPADDYLALVLLEWVATTAAAWGGMLTAQLLGGAAVGLAPAVGLVWGLAGAVQAESASWLLQPWTWGTRPALPLMGVHGNSVNLEPGAAAWDFSFLPGVLLQAGLGAVVLAGVLWAARRDAYGPRWHLAGARGTVRPAGAAAPSGTGASSGAASGEAARGTSSWGRRARLEPGGRSAAAAGAGAVGQPAVAGPPSRGARPGVLGVVLGLGSVLPWGLWTLLAGLLVGMTLAVRQVYGPHLTVSLLALLGVPVAATVVGVSTWVRLQRGWRGALLRVGPLRALGAALVPGWLFLSGVLTLAFLVAQAGAGRPEAEDGVGVRLVYLLLVLAWVVLALELLAYALAQSCSVAVSVAVTVLGLLASLLIAGNTVLSGAPGLWLTAPWGWVQVVGDWPQRWPVVVLGSWALAAASLAAAAWSARPAALREEG, from the coding sequence ATGACTGCCCCAGCAGCTGCCCCCGGCCTGCCCGCCCGGGACCAGGCCCCCCACCGCCCCGTCTCCTTCACGGCGACGGTCCGGGCCGAGGCCCTGCGGACCCGACGCACCTTCACCCGTGGGGTGGTGCCCCTGACCAGCCTCTGGGCCCTGTGGGCCGTGATGGTAGCCTCCGCCGTCACCGGTGCGGGGCTGGCTACGGCGGAGGGACGCTGGGCTGGCAACGTCCTGGCCTGGCTCTCCGTCTACCCCTTTGGCCTGGCCCTGCCCACCGCGGCCCTGGCCGGGGCCATGAACCAGTGGCGGGAGCAGCGTGTGCGGGGCGGGGGCACCATGTGGCTGCCCCTGGGCCCCCGCCAGGTGGCTGGTGCCCGTGCCCTGGTGCTCGCCTGCGTCACCCTGGCCTGCCAGCTGGCCTGGCTGCTGCCCGTGCTGCTGTACGCCCTGGCCACCGGCGCGGGCTGGGGACCGGCCGACGACTACCTGGCGCTGGTGCTGCTGGAGTGGGTGGCTACTACCGCAGCGGCCTGGGGAGGGATGCTGACGGCGCAGCTCCTCGGTGGGGCGGCGGTGGGACTGGCTCCTGCCGTCGGCCTGGTGTGGGGCCTGGCAGGGGCGGTGCAGGCAGAGTCAGCCTCCTGGCTGCTGCAGCCCTGGACCTGGGGCACCCGCCCGGCGCTGCCGCTGATGGGGGTCCACGGAAACTCGGTGAACCTGGAGCCGGGGGCCGCCGCCTGGGACTTCTCCTTCCTGCCGGGCGTGCTGCTGCAAGCAGGGCTCGGGGCCGTGGTGCTGGCGGGGGTCCTCTGGGCCGCTCGCCGGGACGCTTACGGTCCCCGGTGGCACCTGGCAGGGGCGCGGGGGACGGTGCGGCCCGCAGGTGCGGCAGCGCCGTCAGGTACGGGAGCGAGCTCGGGGGCGGCTTCGGGTGAGGCAGCGCGAGGGACGTCGTCGTGGGGCAGGAGGGCGCGCCTGGAGCCGGGCGGGCGCTCAGCCGCCGCAGCGGGGGCCGGGGCGGTGGGGCAGCCAGCGGTGGCAGGGCCGCCTAGCCGTGGGGCACGCCCGGGGGTGCTAGGGGTGGTGCTGGGGCTGGGCAGCGTCCTGCCCTGGGGCCTCTGGACGCTCCTGGCCGGGCTGCTGGTCGGGATGACCCTGGCGGTGCGACAGGTATACGGCCCCCACCTGACGGTGTCCTTGCTGGCCCTGCTGGGGGTGCCGGTGGCGGCGACGGTCGTGGGGGTCTCCACCTGGGTGCGGCTGCAGCGGGGGTGGCGCGGGGCGCTGCTGCGGGTAGGCCCGCTGCGGGCGCTGGGGGCCGCCCTGGTCCCCGGGTGGCTGTTCCTCTCGGGTGTGCTCACGCTGGCCTTCCTGGTGGCGCAGGCAGGAGCCGGCCGGCCGGAGGCGGAGGACGGCGTGGGGGTGAGGCTCGTCTACCTGCTGCTGGTGCTCGCCTGGGTGGTCCTGGCACTGGAGCTGCTCGCCTACGCGCTCGCCCAGTCCTGCTCGGTGGCGGTGTCCGTGGCGGTGACGGTGCTGGGCCTGCTGGCCTCCCTGCTGATCGCCGGTAACACGGTGCTGTCCGGGGCGCCGGGGCTGTGGCTGACGGCGCCCTGGGGCTGGGTGCAGGTGGTGGGGGACTGGCCGCAGCGGTGGCCGGTGGTGGTCCTGGGCTCCTGGGCGCTGGCTGCGGCCTCCCTGGCGGCGGCTGCCTGGTCGGCGCGCCCGGCCGCCTTGCGGGAGGAAGGCTGA
- the smc gene encoding chromosome segregation protein SMC → MHLKTLTIKGFKSFASSTTLRLEPGITAVVGPNGSGKSNVVDALTWVMGEQGAKNLRGGSMADVIFAGAGSRPALGRAEVSLTIDNTDGALPIDYSEVTITRTLFRGGGSEYQINGTTCRLLDVQELLSDTGLGRQMHVIVGQGQLDAVLSATPEDRRGFIEEAAGVLKHRRRKERALRKLDSMAADLTRLTDLATELRRQLGPLARQAAVARRARSIQVEVRDATARLLADDVAQAQSLLEAGQADAGELERRREAAAAAERQARDRLAELAAVDASSGRRLERATTTWEELVGQARALTSLAEVAAERVRLLSQVRHAVHGTDPEELERRADSAAAQEAELADAVEAARSALSQASQERVDAEAADSSAEAALAALQRRLAEQRERVARAGGRVASARSRHEAAQVALDQARKSLEAASGRAQQARQALTEAGGERAARPEQPGTGTGPAGLSPEQAQALQAQAEHDQATQALAAARDAVAKATEARREAAADVATWTARRDTLALSLRAKDGTGALIEAAPSGLLGALAEWLRVERGWENAVAGLLGELAGAALMTDAASAHQALDLSREQDVGQVRLVLADGEVPAPAADAAPLLQAVATACPQALAARGLVTVLPSPGQEAPALAALLDRLLAGAVVVPGLDEAVALREAVPEAVVATRAGDVLAPGWVVGAGRGASSVLELTAAHEEAASEAEAAAEAETLAAGAVEQARAQEEAARQQVSQALVALRRADAEAARAAEEVARLASSARAATEEEGRAKRVLERAEGELATRTAELAAASAALSELEESGKDPADQETVLERARHERETAAATASQARAAETEARLTLRTAEERERSGRGRAQSLRATARREREARAQAERAESRRLASLRVATHVRDQATLAAQAAAASVTRAQEQRRHLEQERVQTIEAVNAVREEIDQHSRELSALTDAAHREEVARAEQRMRLEALGERALAELGMSLTDLVEEYGPHMPVPEVQAEEAAAVPDAAEDGADGQDGLAPGRSRAAGGAGEPVAAAPVAGRPFVRAEQEKRLARAQRDLARLGKVNPLALEEHAALEQRHQFLATQLDDLKRSRNDLLRIVEEIDARVLEVFSAAFRDTAAQFADVFDRLFPGGEGRLVLTDPSDLLATGVEIEARPAGKKVKRLSLLSGGERSLAAVALLVAIFKARPSPFYVMDEVEAALDDTNLGRLLEIFTELRESSQLIIITHQKRTMEVADALYGITMREGVTKAVSQRLAERG, encoded by the coding sequence GTGCACCTCAAGACGTTGACGATCAAGGGCTTCAAGTCCTTCGCCTCGTCAACCACCCTCCGCCTGGAGCCCGGCATCACCGCCGTCGTGGGCCCCAACGGCAGCGGCAAGTCCAACGTGGTGGACGCCCTGACCTGGGTCATGGGGGAGCAGGGCGCCAAGAACCTGCGCGGCGGCTCCATGGCGGACGTGATCTTCGCGGGGGCGGGCTCCCGGCCCGCGCTGGGACGCGCCGAGGTCTCCCTGACCATCGACAACACCGACGGCGCCCTGCCGATCGACTACTCCGAGGTCACTATCACCCGCACCCTGTTCCGGGGCGGAGGCAGCGAGTACCAGATCAACGGCACCACCTGCCGCCTCCTGGACGTCCAGGAGCTCCTGTCAGACACCGGCCTGGGCCGCCAGATGCACGTGATCGTGGGCCAGGGACAGCTCGACGCCGTCCTGTCCGCCACCCCGGAGGACCGCCGCGGCTTCATCGAGGAGGCCGCCGGGGTCCTCAAGCACCGCCGACGCAAGGAACGGGCCCTGCGCAAGCTTGACTCCATGGCCGCGGACCTGACCCGCCTGACCGACCTGGCCACCGAGCTGCGCCGCCAGCTGGGCCCCTTGGCCAGGCAGGCGGCCGTGGCCCGCCGCGCCCGCAGCATCCAGGTGGAGGTGCGGGACGCTACCGCCCGCCTGCTGGCCGACGACGTCGCCCAGGCCCAGTCCCTCCTGGAGGCTGGTCAGGCCGACGCCGGGGAGCTGGAACGACGCCGGGAGGCGGCCGCCGCCGCGGAACGGCAGGCTCGTGACCGCCTGGCCGAGCTCGCCGCCGTGGACGCCTCCAGCGGACGGCGGCTGGAGCGGGCCACCACAACCTGGGAGGAGCTGGTCGGCCAGGCGCGGGCCCTGACCTCCCTGGCGGAGGTCGCCGCCGAGCGGGTACGGCTGCTGTCCCAGGTCCGCCACGCCGTCCACGGCACCGACCCGGAGGAGCTGGAGCGCCGTGCCGACAGCGCCGCCGCCCAGGAGGCTGAGCTGGCTGACGCGGTGGAGGCTGCCCGCAGCGCCCTGAGCCAGGCCAGCCAGGAGCGGGTGGACGCCGAGGCCGCGGACTCCAGCGCCGAGGCCGCCCTAGCCGCCCTGCAGCGCCGCCTGGCGGAGCAGCGGGAGCGGGTGGCCCGGGCCGGTGGGCGCGTCGCCTCCGCCCGCTCCCGGCACGAGGCCGCCCAGGTGGCGCTGGACCAGGCCCGCAAGTCCCTGGAGGCCGCCAGTGGGCGCGCCCAGCAGGCCCGGCAGGCGCTGACGGAGGCCGGGGGAGAGCGGGCGGCACGTCCTGAGCAGCCCGGGACCGGCACCGGCCCCGCCGGGCTCAGCCCCGAGCAGGCCCAGGCCCTCCAGGCGCAGGCGGAGCACGACCAGGCCACGCAGGCCCTGGCCGCCGCCCGGGACGCGGTCGCCAAGGCCACCGAGGCCCGCCGGGAGGCAGCCGCGGACGTCGCCACCTGGACCGCTCGCCGTGACACCCTGGCCCTGTCCCTGCGGGCCAAGGACGGCACCGGTGCGCTGATCGAGGCCGCCCCCTCCGGCCTGCTGGGCGCGCTGGCCGAGTGGCTGCGGGTGGAGCGCGGCTGGGAGAACGCCGTGGCCGGCCTGCTGGGCGAGCTGGCAGGCGCAGCCCTGATGACCGACGCTGCCAGCGCCCACCAGGCCCTGGACCTCTCCCGCGAGCAGGACGTGGGGCAGGTACGCCTGGTGCTGGCTGACGGGGAGGTGCCAGCACCTGCTGCCGACGCCGCGCCCCTGCTCCAGGCCGTGGCCACCGCCTGCCCGCAGGCGCTCGCGGCCCGGGGCCTGGTCACGGTGCTGCCGTCCCCGGGGCAGGAGGCCCCCGCGCTGGCGGCCCTGCTGGACCGGCTGCTTGCCGGGGCCGTCGTCGTGCCCGGGCTGGATGAGGCGGTTGCCTTGCGTGAGGCCGTGCCGGAGGCGGTGGTGGCGACCCGGGCCGGTGACGTGCTGGCGCCCGGCTGGGTGGTCGGGGCCGGGCGGGGGGCCTCCTCGGTCCTGGAGCTGACGGCCGCGCACGAGGAGGCGGCCAGTGAGGCGGAGGCGGCCGCGGAGGCGGAGACCCTGGCCGCAGGCGCCGTCGAGCAGGCCCGGGCCCAGGAGGAGGCCGCCCGCCAGCAGGTCTCCCAGGCCCTGGTGGCGCTGCGGCGGGCCGACGCCGAGGCCGCCCGTGCTGCGGAGGAGGTGGCCCGCCTGGCCTCCTCCGCGCGGGCCGCCACGGAGGAGGAGGGGCGGGCTAAGCGGGTCCTGGAGCGGGCCGAGGGGGAGCTGGCCACGCGCACCGCCGAGCTGGCGGCCGCCTCCGCCGCCCTGAGCGAGCTGGAGGAGTCCGGAAAGGACCCGGCGGACCAGGAGACCGTCCTGGAGCGGGCCCGCCATGAGCGGGAGACTGCCGCGGCCACCGCCAGCCAGGCCCGGGCCGCCGAGACCGAGGCCCGTCTGACCCTGCGCACGGCGGAGGAACGGGAGCGTTCTGGCCGGGGCCGTGCACAGTCCCTGCGGGCCACGGCCCGTCGTGAGCGGGAGGCGCGCGCCCAGGCGGAGCGGGCCGAGTCCCGGCGTCTGGCCAGCCTGCGGGTGGCCACCCACGTGCGGGACCAGGCGACGCTGGCCGCGCAGGCCGCCGCCGCCTCCGTCACCCGTGCCCAGGAGCAGCGCCGCCACCTGGAGCAGGAGCGGGTGCAGACCATCGAGGCCGTCAACGCCGTCCGGGAGGAGATCGACCAGCACTCCCGTGAGCTCTCTGCCCTGACTGACGCCGCCCACCGGGAGGAGGTGGCCCGCGCGGAGCAGCGTATGCGCCTGGAGGCCCTGGGGGAGCGGGCCCTGGCCGAGCTGGGCATGAGCCTGACGGACCTGGTGGAGGAGTACGGGCCCCACATGCCGGTCCCCGAGGTGCAGGCGGAGGAGGCCGCAGCGGTCCCGGATGCTGCCGAGGACGGCGCAGATGGACAGGACGGCCTGGCCCCGGGGCGCTCCCGGGCGGCTGGCGGGGCGGGGGAGCCCGTGGCAGCGGCACCCGTGGCGGGGCGGCCCTTCGTGCGGGCCGAGCAGGAGAAGCGCCTGGCCCGGGCGCAGCGGGACCTGGCCCGGCTCGGCAAGGTCAACCCCCTGGCCCTGGAGGAGCACGCGGCCCTGGAGCAGCGCCACCAGTTCCTGGCCACCCAGCTTGACGACCTCAAGCGCTCACGCAACGACCTGCTGCGGATCGTGGAGGAGATCGACGCCCGCGTGCTGGAGGTCTTCTCGGCCGCCTTCCGGGACACCGCCGCCCAGTTCGCGGACGTCTTTGACCGCCTGTTCCCCGGCGGCGAGGGGCGCCTGGTGCTCACCGACCCCAGCGACCTGCTCGCCACGGGGGTGGAGATCGAGGCGCGGCCAGCGGGCAAGAAGGTCAAGCGGCTGTCCCTGCTCAGCGGCGGGGAGCGGTCCCTGGCGGCGGTGGCCCTGCTGGTGGCGATATTCAAGGCCCGCCCCTCGCCCTTCTACGTGATGGACGAGGTGGAGGCGGCGCTGGACGACACGAACCTGGGACGGCTGCTGGAGATCTTCACGGAGCTGCGCGAGTCCAGCCAGCTCATCATCATCACCCACCAGAAACGCACCATGGAGGTCGCTGACGCCCTGTACGGCATCACCATGCGTGAGGGTGTTACCAAGGCGGTTTCCCAGCGTCTGGCAGAGCGCGGCTGA
- a CDS encoding ABC transporter ATP-binding protein encodes MLKISNLSKRFGSVQALDQLSIHLEDGEIVGFVGANGAGKSTTMRITMGVLAPDSGEVSWDGRPLDASVRRRIGYMPEERGLYPKMKVGEQLGYLARLHGLGRSAAKATAQDWMERLEVAARAGDEVQKLSLGNQQRVQLAAALVGAPSLLVLDEPFSGLDPVAVDVMSQVLREQAAAGVPTLFSSHQLDVVERLCDRVVIIRSGRLVADGTVAELQATASPRWRVVVEPGSPTRPDQLQLPASLPEAQVEADGGRLVVTATGPDEQALLEAARQLGTVRELGPVRHSLTEIFREALAAPQSPSDEQNDKEKQA; translated from the coding sequence ATGCTCAAGATAAGCAACCTGTCCAAGCGCTTCGGCAGCGTGCAGGCCCTGGACCAGCTGTCCATCCACCTGGAGGACGGTGAGATCGTCGGCTTCGTCGGGGCCAACGGTGCCGGGAAGTCCACCACCATGCGTATCACCATGGGGGTGCTGGCCCCCGACTCCGGGGAGGTCAGCTGGGACGGACGGCCGCTGGACGCCAGCGTGCGGCGTCGGATCGGCTACATGCCGGAGGAGCGGGGCCTCTACCCCAAGATGAAGGTCGGGGAGCAGCTGGGCTACCTGGCCCGCCTGCACGGCCTGGGCAGGTCCGCGGCCAAGGCCACCGCCCAGGACTGGATGGAGCGCCTGGAGGTGGCGGCGCGGGCCGGTGACGAGGTGCAGAAGCTCTCCCTGGGCAACCAGCAGCGGGTCCAGCTGGCTGCTGCCCTGGTGGGCGCGCCCTCCCTGCTGGTACTGGACGAGCCCTTCTCCGGGCTGGACCCGGTGGCGGTCGACGTTATGAGCCAGGTGCTGCGCGAGCAGGCCGCGGCGGGCGTGCCCACCCTGTTCTCCTCCCACCAGCTCGACGTCGTGGAGCGCCTGTGCGACCGGGTGGTGATCATCCGCTCCGGCAGGCTGGTGGCTGACGGCACCGTGGCCGAGCTGCAGGCCACCGCCTCCCCCCGCTGGCGCGTCGTCGTCGAGCCGGGCTCCCCCACCAGACCCGACCAGCTGCAGCTGCCTGCCAGCCTGCCTGAGGCGCAGGTGGAGGCCGACGGCGGGCGGCTGGTCGTCACCGCCACCGGTCCAGACGAGCAGGCCCTGCTGGAGGCGGCCCGGCAGCTGGGGACGGTGCGGGAGCTGGGCCCCGTGCGCCACAGCCTGACCGAGATCTTCCGGGAGGCCCTGGCCGCCCCTCAGTCCCCCAGCGATGAGCAGAACGACAAGGAGAAGCAGGCATGA
- a CDS encoding response regulator transcription factor, which yields MKDQQPPSPSPVKTVLVDDQALLVSAFSLLLGSQPGLEVVGTATDGAAALVLLRQLAQAGAGADVVLMDIRMPVLDGISAIKAMRADPLLACTPVLVLTTFEEEALVLGALRAGAQGFLLKDAQPQVLVAAVREVAAGGHWLDPAVTGTVLAQLGEAATGAAAGAPASSPAASSAPAAEPGGQVVQEPLTGREQEVLALVCEGLPNAEIGERLHLAESTVKTHVKSLLIKTGCTNRVELIVLAFRSGLVPPA from the coding sequence GTGAAGGACCAGCAGCCCCCTAGCCCCAGCCCGGTCAAGACGGTCCTGGTGGACGACCAGGCCCTACTGGTCTCCGCCTTCTCCCTGCTGCTCGGCTCCCAGCCGGGCCTGGAGGTGGTGGGCACCGCTACCGACGGCGCCGCCGCCCTGGTGCTGCTGCGGCAGCTGGCGCAGGCGGGCGCCGGGGCCGACGTCGTGCTGATGGACATACGCATGCCCGTGCTGGACGGCATCAGCGCCATCAAGGCGATGCGCGCCGACCCGCTGCTCGCGTGCACGCCGGTGCTGGTGCTGACCACCTTCGAGGAGGAGGCCCTGGTGCTCGGCGCGCTGCGGGCCGGGGCACAGGGCTTCCTGCTCAAGGACGCCCAGCCCCAGGTGCTGGTGGCGGCGGTGCGGGAGGTGGCGGCAGGCGGGCACTGGCTGGACCCGGCCGTCACCGGCACCGTGCTGGCACAGCTGGGCGAGGCCGCAACGGGAGCCGCAGCCGGTGCCCCTGCCAGCAGCCCGGCCGCGTCCTCGGCCCCGGCGGCGGAGCCGGGCGGCCAGGTGGTGCAGGAGCCGCTCACCGGCCGGGAGCAGGAGGTGCTGGCCCTGGTGTGCGAGGGGCTGCCCAACGCCGAGATCGGTGAGCGCCTGCACCTGGCGGAGTCCACCGTCAAGACGCACGTGAAGTCCCTGCTCATCAAGACCGGCTGCACCAACCGGGTGGAGCTGATCGTGCTGGCCTTCCGCAGCGGCCTGGTGCCTCCGGCCTGA
- a CDS encoding alpha/beta hydrolase — protein sequence MQQAPRTTPWRARAATATTACLLAAAGVSALLALAMFLPLPGLDYSLMLGTWGLAVSVLLLLLAAGAAVSSRRRRSRLRLLAAVLSACALLATGVAGTAQLRSAQAAGTPVSWWQATGIGQRGRLPDLEPVFMEDRDSGQRLQAGVWLPRHQGTGRVLSREEVLAVHPQGVPVVVLLHGGGWRTGDRRNPMTKGQATWFARQGYLAIALDYPLSLPSLPTWWLAESRAALGLSWVGSNAGTWGGDAQRLALVGDSSGGHLALEIALRQALGTMEQVCAEPVPPVRAVSLTYPVADPAGFHDNPDPIMSPYVAGRAAMYTGGSPRQKPQRYLEISPLVKARALREQGLGAQVPPVLIVHGERDHVVPVAGSEQLHQELVRAGARSQLVVVPYADHVFDLNPGSLPSQQWRHLTLELLRDVGLGL from the coding sequence GTGCAGCAGGCTCCCCGGACGACCCCCTGGCGCGCTCGTGCCGCCACGGCCACCACCGCCTGCCTGCTGGCCGCCGCCGGGGTGAGCGCGCTGCTGGCCCTGGCCATGTTCCTGCCCCTGCCCGGCCTGGACTACTCGCTCATGCTGGGAACGTGGGGGCTGGCGGTCTCCGTCCTGCTCCTGCTGCTGGCAGCCGGGGCCGCCGTCTCCTCCCGGCGACGCCGCAGCCGCTTGCGTCTCCTGGCCGCCGTGCTGTCCGCCTGCGCGTTGCTGGCCACCGGCGTGGCCGGGACCGCCCAGCTCCGCTCCGCCCAGGCGGCAGGCACTCCGGTCAGCTGGTGGCAGGCTACCGGGATCGGCCAACGGGGGCGGCTGCCGGACCTGGAGCCGGTATTCATGGAGGACCGGGACTCCGGGCAGCGGCTGCAGGCGGGGGTCTGGCTGCCCCGCCACCAGGGCACCGGCCGGGTGCTGAGCCGCGAGGAGGTGCTGGCCGTCCACCCGCAGGGCGTGCCCGTCGTGGTGCTGCTGCACGGCGGGGGCTGGCGCACCGGTGACCGGCGCAACCCCATGACCAAGGGGCAGGCCACCTGGTTCGCCCGGCAGGGCTACCTGGCGATCGCCCTGGACTACCCGCTGTCCCTGCCCAGCCTGCCCACCTGGTGGCTGGCCGAGTCCCGTGCGGCCCTGGGCCTGTCCTGGGTGGGGAGCAATGCCGGGACCTGGGGCGGTGACGCGCAGCGCCTGGCCCTGGTGGGAGACTCCTCGGGCGGCCACCTGGCCCTGGAGATCGCCCTGCGTCAGGCACTGGGAACCATGGAGCAGGTCTGTGCGGAGCCGGTGCCCCCGGTGCGGGCCGTGTCCCTGACCTACCCGGTAGCGGACCCCGCCGGGTTCCACGACAACCCCGACCCGATCATGTCCCCCTACGTGGCTGGGCGGGCCGCCATGTACACCGGGGGCAGCCCCCGCCAGAAGCCGCAGCGCTACCTGGAGATCAGCCCCCTCGTCAAGGCCCGGGCGCTGCGGGAGCAGGGGCTGGGGGCGCAGGTGCCGCCGGTGCTGATCGTGCACGGCGAGCGCGACCACGTGGTGCCGGTGGCAGGCAGCGAGCAGCTGCACCAGGAGCTGGTGCGGGCCGGGGCGCGCAGCCAGCTGGTGGTGGTGCCCTACGCGGACCACGTCTTCGACCTCAACCCCGGCTCCCTGCCCTCCCAGCAGTGGCGGCACCTGACCCTGGAGCTGCTGCGCGACGTCGGCCTGGGGCTGTGA